A section of the Oncorhynchus gorbuscha isolate QuinsamMale2020 ecotype Even-year linkage group LG04, OgorEven_v1.0, whole genome shotgun sequence genome encodes:
- the LOC124032976 gene encoding protein FAM189A2-like, translating to MLLSCEAATQTTQTSQSALAAQSSRTQTVTLRQGGRGPRRPRPSSMVDYQSYRHTQQLVSRFLEQPVHCSLTPEVQELVDSIRSVLRSDQKQMEEAVRCLHRTDRRYIEQVITVSESAAILQPLSLPRPRSRPSAPLLNCSYQTLPQPLRKRPWLLHLGSCGDLSTFTWAEKQPLEDRQGGGSGSRSWSRAGSRVGSRSTSRAGSHLDHRERPHSLIGVFRETVL from the exons ATGC taTTAAGTTGTGAGGCGGCCACACAGACCACCCAGACTTCCCAGTCCGCACTGGCCGCCCAGTCCTCTCGGACCCAGACAGTGACCCTCCGGCAGGGAGGTAGAGGCCCTCGGCGACCCCGGCCCTCCTCCATGGTGGACTACCAGAGCTACAGACACACCCAGCAGCTGGTCAGTAGGTTCCTGGAGCAGCCAGTCCACTGCAGCCTGACCCCCGAGGTCCAGGAACTGGTGGACAGCATCCGCAGCGTGCTGCGCTCTGACCAGAAACAAATGGAGGAGGCCGTACGCT GTCTGCATAGAACAGATAGAAGGTATATAGAacag GTGATCACAGTATCAGAGAGTGCAGCTATCctccagcccctctccctccccaggccCCGCTCCAGACCCAGTGCCCCCCTGTTGAACTGTTCCTACCAGACCCTGCCCCAGCCCCTCCGGAAGAGACCCTGGCTGCTGCACCTCGGGAGCTGTGGGGACCTCAGCACCTTCACCTGGGCGGAAAAGCAGCCGCTAGAGGACAGGCAGGGTGGTGGCTCTGGCTCCAGGTCCTGGTCTAGAGCGGGTTCTAGGGTGGGTTCTAGGTCGACATCACGGGCAGGGTCACACCTGGATCATCGCGAGCGCCCCCACAGTCTCATAGGGGTGTTCAGGGAAACTGTGCTCTGA